In one window of Nitrospiria bacterium DNA:
- a CDS encoding Mrp/NBP35 family ATP-binding protein — translation MKQEGSEGRTITEMVKDLEEQQKKTKVVNPIVQQVMEQVAAVQTRMGRIKHKIAVMSGKGGVGKSSVTVNLANSFASRGYKVGILDVDLSGPCIPKMMGVRERALKITPEGAQPAVGVNGIKVASMELMLPSEGSPVMWKGLWEDSAVWRGTVEMSVIREFISDVNWGPLDLLLIDMPPASSDKPPIIAQMIPDLDGAVIVTIPSEISQFIVKKSVVFLNRELHIPIIGLIENMSGAICPHCGEALELFEDASHGESPLQKMGLPLLGRVPFDRRIASCADHGRSFIDEHALTPAAQAFRIITDSLQQHIESRRTS, via the coding sequence ATGAAGCAAGAAGGATCAGAGGGTCGGACCATCACCGAGATGGTCAAAGACTTGGAAGAGCAGCAAAAGAAGACCAAGGTGGTTAATCCCATTGTTCAACAAGTTATGGAACAGGTCGCGGCCGTTCAGACACGGATGGGCCGGATCAAACACAAGATCGCGGTCATGAGCGGGAAGGGCGGGGTCGGCAAGAGTTCCGTGACGGTCAATCTCGCCAACAGCTTTGCCTCGCGCGGCTACAAAGTCGGCATCTTGGATGTGGACTTAAGCGGACCATGCATCCCGAAGATGATGGGCGTTCGCGAGCGGGCGCTCAAGATCACACCCGAAGGAGCCCAGCCCGCCGTCGGCGTCAACGGGATCAAGGTCGCCTCAATGGAATTGATGCTGCCCAGCGAAGGCAGCCCCGTAATGTGGAAAGGCCTCTGGGAAGATTCTGCCGTCTGGCGCGGGACGGTCGAGATGAGCGTCATCCGCGAATTCATCAGCGACGTGAATTGGGGGCCTCTGGACCTCCTGCTGATCGACATGCCCCCGGCCTCCTCCGACAAACCGCCGATCATCGCTCAGATGATTCCGGACCTGGACGGCGCGGTGATCGTGACGATCCCTTCCGAAATTTCACAATTTATCGTCAAAAAATCGGTCGTGTTTCTGAACCGGGAGCTTCATATCCCCATCATCGGACTGATCGAGAACATGAGCGGCGCGATCTGCCCGCATTGCGGCGAGGCGCTGGAACTTTTTGAAGACGCGTCCCACGGGGAAAGTCCGCTTCAGAAAATGGGCCTTCCACTATTGGGCCGGGTGCCGTTTGACCGACGGATCGCAAGCTGTGCGGATCACGGCCGCTCGTTTATAGACGAACACGCGCTCACGCCGGCCGCGCAGGCCTTCCGGATCATCACCGATTCGTTACAACAGCATATCGAATCAAGGAGAACGTCATGA
- a CDS encoding iron-containing redox enzyme family protein encodes METDVFLKTIKEEILTHPVMTHRFWNRFEKGAFTMEGLKRFSLHYYLHVLQTRLYDAMVLARTPSEAIQAALASILWDEYGRGNPERTHPAQFRKFLCALDLQEHDWNTVTPLPEFEAYRDVHLRLCQDYDFHVGLGVVGLAMEYPIPFLYEKLVPGFRLHGISDDALEFFLEHMPIDEIHSSLMEAAIRPELESPEHQAFVREGARRSLDARYLLMEALDRITFL; translated from the coding sequence ATGGAGACAGATGTTTTTTTGAAAACGATAAAGGAAGAGATTTTGACCCACCCTGTGATGACGCACCGTTTTTGGAATCGGTTTGAGAAGGGTGCGTTTACGATGGAGGGCCTTAAACGATTCTCTCTTCATTATTACCTCCATGTATTGCAGACCCGCCTTTACGATGCTATGGTGTTGGCGCGCACGCCTTCAGAAGCGATCCAGGCCGCCCTCGCCTCGATTCTCTGGGATGAATACGGTCGCGGCAATCCGGAAAGAACACACCCAGCCCAGTTCCGAAAATTTTTGTGCGCCTTGGACCTTCAGGAACACGACTGGAACACGGTAACCCCTCTACCTGAATTTGAGGCCTATCGGGATGTCCATTTGCGTCTTTGCCAGGATTACGATTTTCACGTAGGACTGGGGGTTGTAGGTTTGGCGATGGAATATCCGATCCCGTTTTTATACGAAAAACTTGTCCCTGGTTTTCGACTTCACGGGATATCCGATGACGCATTGGAGTTTTTCCTCGAACACATGCCCATCGATGAGATCCACTCAAGCCTGATGGAGGCGGCAATACGACCGGAACTGGAATCTCCCGAACATCAGGCCTTTGTCCGGGAAGGGGCGAGGCGCTCTCTGGATGCCCGCTATTTGCTTATGGAAGCCCTGGATCGTATCACCTTCCTATAG